Proteins co-encoded in one Myotis daubentonii chromosome 8, mMyoDau2.1, whole genome shotgun sequence genomic window:
- the GID8 gene encoding glucose-induced degradation protein 8 homolog gives MSYTEKPDEITKDEWMEKLNNLHVQRADMNRLIMNYLVTEGFKEAAEKFRMESGIEPSVDLETLDERIKIREMILKGQIQEAIALINSLHPELLDTNRYLYFHLQQQHLIELIRQRETEAALEFAQTQLAEQGEESRECLTEMERTLALLAFDNPEDSPFGDLLNMMQRQKVWSEVNQAVLDYENRESTPKLAKLLKLLLWAQNELDQKKVKYPKMTDLSKGVIEEPK, from the exons ATGAGTTATACAGAAAAACCTGATGAAATCACAAAAGATGAGTGGATGGAAAAGCTCAACAACTTACACGTGCAGCGAGCAGACATGAATCGCCTCATCATGAACTACCTAGTCACAG AGGGCTTTAAAGAAGCTGCAGAGAAGTTTCGAATGGAATCCGGGATTGAGCCTAGTGTGGATCTAGAAACCCTTGATGAGCGGATCAAAATCCGTGAGATGATCCTAAAGGGGCAGATTCAGGAGGCAATCGCCTTGATCAACAGCCTCCACCCAGAACTGCTGGACACCAACCGCTACCTTTACTTCCACCTGCAG CAACAGCACCTGATCGAGCTGATCCGCCAGCGGGAGACCGAGGCGGCGCTGGAGTTCGCGCAGACGCAGCTGgcggagcagggggaggagagcagggagtGCCTGACAGAGATGGAGCGCACGCTGGCCCTGCTGGCCTTCGATAATCCCGAGGACTCGCCCTTTGGAGATCTCCTGAATATGATGCAGAGGCAGAAG GTGTGGAGCGAAGTGAACCAGGCTGTCCTGGATTATGAGAACCGGGAGTCAACGCCCAAACTGGCCAAGTTACTGAAATTGCTCCTTTGGGCTCAGAATGAGCTGGACCAGAAGAAAGTAAAGTACCCCAAAATGACAGATCTCAGCAAAGGCGTCATCGAGGAGCCCAAGTAG